The following coding sequences lie in one bacterium genomic window:
- a CDS encoding alpha/beta fold hydrolase: protein MKRIFIIHGWAGNSKSDWLPWLKSELEKLGYKVFVPDMPDTENPVIGKWVNHLRDLVETPDKDTYFVGHSIGCQTILRYLETVSTPVGKAVFIAGWFDLKNLEDDEAEKIAEPWITTPIDIAKVRKVLPSSTVIISDNDPFGTFEENKKKFVELGSKIIILHNAGHIDKESSYTKLPEALEEFKKL, encoded by the coding sequence ATGAAACGAATCTTCATCATCCACGGCTGGGCAGGAAACAGCAAGAGCGACTGGCTCCCCTGGCTTAAATCAGAACTGGAAAAGCTCGGGTATAAAGTTTTTGTACCAGATATGCCCGACACGGAAAATCCGGTGATAGGAAAGTGGGTCAATCATTTGAGAGACCTTGTGGAAACGCCCGATAAAGATACGTATTTTGTGGGACATAGTATCGGATGTCAGACGATTCTTCGCTACCTCGAAACTGTTTCGACTCCGGTAGGCAAAGCAGTATTCATCGCGGGATGGTTTGATTTAAAAAACCTTGAGGATGACGAGGCGGAAAAAATTGCTGAACCGTGGATCACAACCCCGATAGATATCGCGAAGGTGCGAAAAGTCCTTCCCTCTTCCACGGTTATCATTTCCGACAACGACCCGTTTGGCACATTTGAGGAAAATAAAAAGAAATTCGTCGAGCTTGGTTCTAAGATTATTATCCTCCACAATGCAGGACATATTGATAAAGAAAGTAGCTACACAAAACTTCCGGAAGCGTTGGAGGAGTTTAAAAAGTTGTAA
- a CDS encoding DoxX family protein, with the protein MPKLLSVFPDLLTYSLIAPFILRVSLGLILIYFSYLKFFSERQDKAAFFDSVGMRPGSIFSSAIGATKLAGGVMLVVGFYTQIAGLVASLIMLVAIFIKWRHPASLRNDIEFYMLLFIVSLSLVFTGAGFFAFDLPL; encoded by the coding sequence ATGCCAAAATTATTAAGTGTTTTCCCAGACCTTCTTACCTACAGTCTCATTGCGCCTTTTATATTGAGAGTTTCTTTGGGGTTAATTTTGATTTATTTTAGTTACTTAAAATTTTTCTCGGAGCGACAAGATAAGGCGGCATTTTTTGATTCAGTGGGTATGCGACCCGGAAGTATATTTTCGAGCGCCATTGGTGCAACTAAACTTGCGGGGGGAGTCATGCTCGTGGTGGGTTTTTACACCCAAATTGCAGGGCTTGTTGCCTCACTCATCATGCTTGTGGCGATTTTCATTAAGTGGCGACATCCAGCATCGCTACGCAACGATATTGAATTTTACATGCTTCTTTTTATTGTCTCCCTCTCACTTGTATTCACCGGCGCGGGCTTCTTCGCGTTTGATTTGCCATTGTAA
- a CDS encoding ElyC/SanA/YdcF family protein, which translates to MESIRKLYTRGIKQLFLFVALSFGLLIIFILVTNIVFYLSTKPYIYRDTMETPNTETVLIPGAAIFKDGTLSSIFIDRVDMAIKLYEEKRVSKILVSGDNSTVSHNEVNPVRLYLLSKDIPDKDIFLDHAGFDTYSSMYRARDIFGVSSVVITTQSFHLPRAVFIARRLGMNAYGVNADVGNILFRNNVREVFADEKAILDLMFNRKPKYLGEKIPISEDGRNYP; encoded by the coding sequence ATGGAAAGCATCAGAAAATTGTATACTCGTGGTATAAAACAACTCTTTCTTTTTGTCGCGCTCTCTTTTGGACTTCTCATTATTTTTATTCTTGTCACCAATATAGTTTTTTACCTGTCGACAAAACCATATATCTACCGTGATACTATGGAGACTCCGAACACAGAGACAGTCCTGATTCCCGGTGCGGCAATTTTCAAAGATGGTACACTCTCGTCTATTTTTATAGACCGCGTGGATATGGCCATAAAATTATATGAGGAAAAAAGAGTGTCAAAAATTCTCGTTTCTGGGGACAATAGTACTGTGAGTCACAACGAAGTAAATCCAGTCCGCCTTTATCTTTTAAGTAAAGACATTCCGGATAAAGATATTTTTCTTGACCACGCAGGTTTTGACACCTACAGCTCTATGTATCGTGCCCGTGATATTTTTGGTGTTTCTTCTGTTGTAATCACTACTCAATCATTTCATTTGCCGCGCGCCGTTTTTATTGCGCGTCGACTTGGAATGAATGCGTATGGAGTAAATGCTGATGTTGGCAATATTCTTTTCCGTAATAACGTACGCGAGGTCTTTGCGGACGAGAAAGCAATACTAGATCTTATGTTCAATAGAAAGCCGAAATATTTGGGGGAGAAAATTCCAATATCTGAAGATGGAAGAAACTACCCATAA
- a CDS encoding LapA family protein has translation MTILFIVGLLLGAVAVIFSLQNIAVITVTFFSWHLTGSLALILSLAISTGVLITVLLILPESIKNYFRYKNLKKENIKLEEDLRKQKELTVFAKNIPPTEEAILKIEQGAIDSTLH, from the coding sequence GTGACGATACTATTTATTGTTGGGTTATTACTTGGTGCGGTTGCTGTTATATTTTCATTACAAAATATTGCCGTCATTACTGTCACTTTTTTCTCCTGGCACTTAACAGGTTCTCTCGCTCTTATTTTATCACTGGCTATCAGCACGGGCGTTCTCATTACCGTCCTCCTCATACTTCCAGAAAGTATTAAAAACTACTTTAGGTACAAAAATCTAAAAAAGGAAAATATAAAACTGGAAGAAGATCTTCGAAAACAAAAAGAGCTAACTGTTTTTGCAAAAAATATTCCTCCAACCGAAGAAGCTATTTTAAAAATTGAACAGGGGGCAATAGACAGTACTCTCCATTAA